The Pontibacter pudoricolor genome contains a region encoding:
- a CDS encoding HesB/IscA family protein: MITVSDKAKEKVVKLKHDAQLDDSFRLRASVAGGGCSGLSYNLDFDDEVKPMDQEFEDKGIKVVVDMKSFLYLAGTELDFSDGLNGKGFFFNNPNASRTCGCGDSFSV, translated from the coding sequence ATGATAACAGTATCAGATAAAGCAAAAGAGAAAGTTGTAAAGCTGAAGCATGATGCACAGCTGGATGATAGCTTCCGTTTGCGTGCTTCTGTTGCAGGCGGTGGTTGCTCCGGTCTGTCGTATAACCTTGACTTTGATGATGAAGTGAAGCCGATGGACCAGGAATTTGAAGACAAAGGCATTAAGGTAGTGGTAGACATGAAAAGCTTCCTGTACCTGGCCGGCACTGAACTTGATTTCTCTGACGGACTGAATGGCAAGGGCTTTTTCTTTAACAACCCGAACGCCAGCCGCACCTGCGGTTGCGGAGACAGCTTCTCGGTATAA
- a CDS encoding IscS subfamily cysteine desulfurase has translation MLTFPIYLDNNATTPLDPRVLDAMMPYLTSKFGNAASRNHAFGWHAEEAVDYAREQIASLINCSPKEIIFTSGATESDNLAIKGVFEMYATKGNHIITATTEHKAVLDTCKHIEKLGGKVTYLKVNEKGLIDLKELEEAITDKTILISIMYANNEVGVIQPIKEISAIAKKHGVLFFTDATQAVGKIPVDVEADGIDLMAFSGHKMYGPKGVGALYVRRKNPRVKVTAQMDGGGHERGMRSGTLNVTGIVGLGKACELAKQEMEADTARISAMRDRLEKELLTIEESYVNGSVEHRLPHVTNISFKYVEGEGLMMGVKDIAVSSGSACTSASLEPSYVLKALGLSDDLAHSSLRFGFSRFTTDEEVDYAIGHVKEAVAKLREMSPLWEMYKEGIDLNSIEWAEH, from the coding sequence ATGCTAACATTTCCGATATATTTAGACAACAACGCTACTACGCCGCTGGACCCGCGCGTACTGGACGCTATGATGCCTTACCTGACTAGCAAGTTTGGTAACGCGGCTTCCCGTAACCACGCTTTTGGCTGGCATGCAGAAGAAGCTGTTGATTATGCCCGCGAGCAGATCGCTTCGCTTATTAACTGCTCTCCGAAAGAGATCATCTTTACTTCTGGTGCTACAGAGTCTGATAACCTGGCTATTAAAGGTGTGTTCGAAATGTATGCCACCAAGGGTAATCATATTATCACGGCTACAACAGAGCACAAAGCTGTACTTGATACGTGCAAGCATATCGAAAAGCTAGGCGGAAAGGTAACTTATCTGAAAGTAAACGAAAAAGGCCTTATCGACCTGAAAGAACTGGAAGAAGCGATCACGGATAAAACGATCCTGATCTCTATTATGTATGCCAATAACGAAGTTGGTGTTATCCAGCCAATCAAAGAAATTTCCGCTATCGCTAAAAAGCATGGCGTACTGTTCTTTACAGATGCTACGCAGGCAGTTGGTAAAATACCAGTAGATGTAGAAGCTGACGGAATTGACCTGATGGCTTTCTCTGGTCATAAAATGTACGGCCCTAAGGGTGTTGGTGCGCTATATGTGCGTCGCAAGAACCCGCGTGTTAAAGTTACTGCCCAGATGGACGGTGGCGGACACGAGCGTGGCATGCGCTCTGGTACACTGAACGTGACCGGTATAGTTGGTTTAGGTAAGGCCTGCGAGCTTGCCAAGCAGGAAATGGAAGCTGACACAGCCCGTATCTCTGCCATGCGCGACCGTTTGGAAAAAGAGTTGCTAACTATAGAAGAGTCTTATGTTAACGGATCTGTGGAGCACCGTTTGCCACACGTAACCAACATCTCGTTTAAATATGTAGAAGGCGAAGGCCTGATGATGGGTGTGAAAGACATCGCAGTTTCTTCCGGATCTGCCTGTACTTCAGCATCTTTGGAGCCATCTTACGTATTAAAAGCACTGGGTTTAAGTGATGACCTGGCTCACTCTTCGTTACGTTTCGGTTTCAGCAGATTCACTACGGATGAAGAAGTGGACTATGCGATCGGTCACGTGAAAGAAGCAGTTGCCAAACTTCGCGAAATGTCTCCGCTTTGGGAGATGTACAAAGAAGGCATCGACCTGAACTCTATTGAGTGGGCAGAACATTAA
- the mce gene encoding methylmalonyl-CoA epimerase: MKKVEHIGIAVKNFSEANSLYYKLLGVEPYKAEYVESEGVNTSFFRVGETKIELLEATNPDSAIAKFIEKRGEGIHHIAFEVEDIIAEMERLKQEGFILLNEQPKKGADNKLVCFVHPKSANGVLIELTQEIR; encoded by the coding sequence ATGAAGAAGGTAGAACATATCGGTATAGCTGTTAAAAATTTTAGTGAGGCAAACAGTTTATACTATAAATTACTTGGCGTAGAACCGTATAAAGCAGAGTATGTGGAGTCGGAAGGAGTTAATACTTCGTTCTTCAGGGTAGGCGAGACCAAAATTGAGTTACTGGAAGCCACCAACCCGGATAGTGCCATTGCAAAGTTCATAGAAAAACGGGGCGAAGGCATCCATCATATCGCATTTGAAGTAGAAGATATTATAGCGGAAATGGAACGCCTGAAACAGGAAGGTTTTATTTTGCTGAACGAGCAGCCCAAGAAAGGTGCTGATAATAAACTGGTTTGCTTTGTGCACCCCAAAAGTGCCAACGGCGTGCTGATAGAACTGACGCAGGAAATACGATAG
- the iscU gene encoding Fe-S cluster assembly scaffold IscU: MAYSDKVIDHYNNPRNVGTLDKAKNNVGTGLVGAPECGDVMRLQIEVDENQIITDAKFKTFGCGSAIASSSLATEWLKGKSVDEALSIDNMDIVEELALPPVKIHCSVLAEDAIKSAINDYRVKNGLPALELPKSHH; encoded by the coding sequence ATGGCTTATTCAGATAAAGTAATTGATCATTATAACAACCCACGAAACGTTGGTACGCTTGATAAAGCGAAGAACAATGTGGGTACCGGCCTTGTAGGTGCACCTGAGTGCGGCGACGTAATGCGCCTTCAGATTGAAGTAGATGAGAACCAGATCATCACCGATGCCAAGTTCAAAACATTTGGTTGTGGTTCTGCTATCGCTTCTTCTTCGTTAGCTACCGAGTGGTTAAAAGGTAAGTCTGTTGACGAAGCATTATCTATCGACAACATGGATATAGTGGAAGAACTGGCTTTGCCGCCTGTTAAAATTCACTGTTCTGTGCTGGCTGAAGATGCTATTAAATCTGCGATCAACGACTACAGAGTAAAGAACGGTTTACCAGCTCTTGAGCTGCCTAAGTCTCACCACTAA